A region of Sphingobium baderi DNA encodes the following proteins:
- a CDS encoding conjugal transfer protein TraG → MSATKILWGQVITVFLIVLAGIWAATQWTAAALAYQPELGAPWFMLGDWPVYPPPAFFWWWFSFEAYAPEIFQTGAFIAVSGGFAAIVVAIGMSVWRARELKNAETYGSARWATRSEASAAGLLGPNGVMLGRLGRDYLRHDGPEHVLCFAPTRSGKGVGLVVPTLLTWPGSAIVHDIKGENWQLTAGFRALHARVLLFDPTNAASAAYNPLLEIRKGAWEVRDVQNVADVLVDPEGSLEKRNHWEKTSHALLVGAILHVLYAGENKTLAGVAAFLSDPRQPIESTLRAMMTTPHLGEAGVHPVVASAARELLNKSANERSGVLSTAMSFLGLYRDPVVAQVTRTCKWRIADLVEGERPVTLYLVVPPSDISRTKPLIRLILNQIGRRLTEDLKARQSRHRLLLMLDEFPALGRLDFFESALAFMAGYGIQSFLIAQSLNQIEKAYGPNNAILDNCHVRVSFATNDERTAKRISDALGTATEMRAMKNYAGHRLSPWLGHLMVSRSETARQLLTPGEIMQLPPDDEIVMVAGIPPIRAKKVRYFKDRRFTQRVLSPPDRNVGEGPPRPNDWSGLPPIEAPPMPQPIEHDAPKKPKKKKAAKKASAADDAANADLRREPEMERHIDIAPAPMPVSANEFELDEPEPDVDAARQATARRQTQRLARQASLDPDDGIEL, encoded by the coding sequence ATGTCCGCGACAAAAATCCTTTGGGGTCAGGTCATCACGGTCTTCCTGATCGTGCTAGCCGGCATATGGGCCGCGACGCAGTGGACGGCCGCGGCGCTCGCCTATCAGCCTGAGCTTGGGGCGCCTTGGTTCATGCTTGGCGATTGGCCTGTCTATCCGCCGCCGGCCTTCTTCTGGTGGTGGTTCTCGTTCGAAGCCTATGCGCCCGAGATATTCCAGACCGGCGCGTTCATCGCCGTGTCGGGCGGATTCGCCGCGATCGTCGTCGCCATCGGCATGTCGGTATGGCGCGCACGCGAGCTGAAGAACGCCGAGACCTACGGCTCGGCGCGCTGGGCAACGCGCAGTGAGGCGAGCGCCGCCGGGCTGCTTGGACCGAACGGCGTCATGCTGGGGCGGCTCGGGCGCGACTATCTGCGGCATGACGGCCCCGAGCATGTGCTGTGCTTCGCGCCCACACGGTCGGGCAAGGGTGTTGGCCTCGTCGTGCCCACGCTGCTGACCTGGCCCGGCTCAGCGATCGTTCATGACATCAAGGGCGAGAATTGGCAGCTCACGGCCGGCTTTCGCGCCCTGCACGCGCGAGTGCTGCTGTTCGATCCGACCAACGCCGCTTCAGCCGCCTACAATCCCCTGCTCGAAATCCGCAAGGGCGCCTGGGAAGTGCGCGACGTGCAGAATGTCGCCGACGTGCTGGTCGATCCCGAAGGCAGCCTAGAAAAGCGCAACCATTGGGAGAAGACGAGCCACGCCCTTCTGGTCGGCGCGATCCTCCATGTCCTTTATGCCGGCGAGAACAAGACGCTCGCGGGTGTCGCCGCCTTCCTGTCCGATCCGCGCCAGCCTATAGAGTCCACGCTGCGCGCCATGATGACCACGCCGCATCTTGGCGAGGCCGGCGTCCATCCCGTCGTTGCCAGCGCGGCCCGCGAGCTGCTCAACAAATCGGCCAATGAGCGGTCGGGCGTCCTGAGCACCGCCATGTCGTTCCTCGGCCTCTATCGCGATCCCGTCGTCGCGCAGGTCACGCGCACCTGCAAGTGGCGCATAGCGGATCTCGTCGAGGGCGAGCGGCCGGTGACGCTTTATCTCGTCGTGCCACCATCCGACATCTCGCGCACCAAGCCGCTCATTCGCCTCATCCTCAACCAGATCGGGCGCCGCTTGACCGAGGACTTGAAGGCGCGGCAGTCGCGCCATCGCCTCCTGTTGATGCTGGACGAGTTTCCCGCGCTGGGGCGGCTGGACTTCTTCGAGAGCGCGCTGGCGTTCATGGCCGGCTACGGCATCCAGAGCTTCCTGATCGCGCAATCGCTCAACCAGATCGAAAAGGCATATGGGCCGAACAACGCGATCCTCGACAACTGCCATGTCAGGGTGAGCTTCGCCACCAATGACGAGCGCACCGCCAAGCGCATATCGGACGCGCTCGGCACTGCGACCGAGATGCGAGCGATGAAGAACTACGCCGGGCATCGCCTCTCACCCTGGCTCGGGCATTTGATGGTGTCGCGCTCCGAAACCGCCCGCCAGCTCCTCACCCCCGGCGAGATCATGCAGCTCCCGCCCGACGACGAGATCGTCATGGTCGCTGGCATCCCGCCGATCCGAGCGAAGAAAGTCCGGTATTTCAAGGATCGGCGGTTCACGCAGCGCGTGCTGTCGCCGCCGGATAGGAATGTCGGGGAAGGCCCGCCGCGCCCGAACGACTGGAGCGGCTTGCCACCGATCGAGGCTCCGCCGATGCCCCAACCGATCGAGCATGATGCGCCGAAAAAGCCGAAGAAGAAAAAGGCCGCCAAGAAGGCTAGTGCGGCGGACGATGCCGCGAACGCGGACCTGCGCCGCGAACCGGAGATGGAACGTCATATCGACATCGCGCCGGCGCCCATGCCCGTTTCCGCCAATGAGTTTGAGCTGGACGAGCCCGAACCCGATGTCGACGCGGCACGGCAAGCGACGGCGCGCCGTCAGACGCAGCGGCTGGCCCGGCAGGCGTCCCTCGATCCCGACGACGGCATCGAGCTATGA
- a CDS encoding CopG family ribbon-helix-helix protein — protein MTTKSPLSVYLEQDLKDALEAYADRRGQSRSLIAEAAIASFLSPDADEQREAAISKRLDRLDRRMIRLERDVGIGVEMIAMFVRFWLSNTPPPPEAERGAMRRQGGDRYDAFIDALGRRLAKGPKVRQEISEDFPAREE, from the coding sequence ATGACCACCAAGTCACCTTTGTCCGTCTATCTCGAACAGGACCTCAAGGACGCGCTTGAAGCCTATGCGGATAGGCGCGGCCAGTCGCGGTCGCTGATCGCCGAGGCTGCCATTGCGTCCTTCTTGTCGCCCGATGCAGACGAACAGCGCGAAGCGGCCATCTCCAAGCGCCTCGACCGGCTGGACCGGCGTATGATCCGGTTGGAGCGCGATGTGGGGATCGGTGTCGAGATGATCGCAATGTTCGTCCGATTCTGGCTATCGAACACCCCGCCGCCACCCGAAGCGGAACGGGGCGCCATGCGCCGACAGGGCGGTGATCGCTACGATGCCTTCATCGACGCGCTTGGCCGTCGACTCGCGAAAGGTCCGAAGGTCAGGCAGGAAATCAGCGAGGACTTTCCTGCCCGGGAAGAGTGA
- the trbB gene encoding P-type conjugative transfer ATPase TrbB gives MIIHPIRSEAKARGARMLRTALGPSIAAWLDDAAVIEVMLNPDGRLWVDRLGEGISDTGMTLSAADGERIVRLVAHHVGVEVHARSPRVSAELPEGGERFEGLLPPVVAAPAFAIRKPAVAVFTLDDYAAAGIMSAAEAAALRDGVQTRANILVAGGTGSGKTTLVNALLAEVAKTTDRIVLIEDTRELQCAAPNLVAMRTKDGVVSLSDLVRSSLRLRPDRIPIGEVRGAEALDLLKAWGTGHPGGIGTIHAGTALGALRRMEQLIQEAVVTVPRALLAETIDLIAVLVRDGHGRRLIELARVDGLDPATGDYRLAPLTTPHPGDLP, from the coding sequence TTGATCATCCATCCGATCCGTTCCGAGGCGAAGGCACGCGGCGCGCGGATGCTGCGCACGGCGCTCGGCCCGTCGATCGCCGCCTGGCTCGACGATGCCGCTGTCATCGAGGTGATGCTGAACCCGGACGGGCGGCTGTGGGTCGATCGGCTCGGCGAAGGCATCAGCGACACCGGCATGACGCTGAGCGCCGCCGATGGCGAGCGCATCGTCCGCCTGGTCGCGCATCACGTCGGCGTCGAGGTCCATGCCCGGTCCCCGCGCGTCTCGGCCGAGCTGCCGGAAGGGGGCGAGCGGTTCGAGGGGTTGCTGCCGCCCGTCGTCGCCGCGCCGGCCTTCGCAATCCGTAAGCCCGCCGTCGCGGTGTTCACGCTCGACGACTATGCGGCCGCCGGGATCATGTCGGCGGCCGAGGCGGCGGCGCTGCGCGATGGCGTGCAGACACGCGCCAACATCCTCGTCGCGGGCGGGACCGGCAGCGGCAAGACCACGCTGGTCAACGCGCTGCTCGCCGAGGTGGCGAAGACCACCGACCGCATCGTCCTGATCGAAGACACGCGCGAGCTGCAATGCGCCGCGCCCAACCTCGTCGCCATGCGGACCAAGGATGGCGTCGTCTCGCTGTCCGATCTCGTCCGATCCTCGCTGCGGCTCCGCCCCGACCGCATTCCCATCGGCGAGGTGCGCGGCGCCGAGGCGCTCGACCTTCTCAAAGCCTGGGGCACCGGCCACCCCGGCGGCATCGGCACCATTCACGCCGGGACCGCGCTCGGCGCGCTGCGCCGCATGGAGCAGCTCATCCAGGAGGCCGTCGTCACGGTCCCGCGCGCGCTGCTGGCCGAGACCATCGACCTGATCGCCGTGCTGGTCCGCGACGGGCACGGGCGCCGGCTGATCGAGCTGGCCCGCGTCGACGGACTCGACCCCGCGACCGGCGACTACCGCCTCGCACCGCTCACCACCCCCCACCCCGGAGACCTGCCATGA
- a CDS encoding TrbC/VirB2 family protein, which produces MIHALRHGARRAMLTATASVIALTFAVPAHAGGSSMPWEAPLQSILESIEGPVAKIIAVIIIIITGLTLAFGDTSGGFRRLIQIVFGLSIAFAASSFFLSFFSFGGGALIA; this is translated from the coding sequence ATGATCCATGCCCTTCGGCATGGCGCGCGTCGCGCCATGCTCACCGCCACCGCCAGCGTGATCGCGCTAACCTTCGCCGTTCCGGCCCACGCTGGCGGCTCGTCTATGCCGTGGGAAGCCCCGCTGCAAAGCATCCTCGAAAGCATCGAGGGGCCGGTGGCGAAAATCATCGCCGTCATCATCATCATTATCACCGGCCTCACGCTCGCCTTCGGCGACACGTCGGGAGGCTTTCGCCGCCTCATCCAGATCGTGTTCGGCCTGTCCATCGCCTTCGCCGCGTCGAGCTTCTTCCTGTCGTTCTTCTCGTTCGGCGGCGGGGCGCTGATCGCATGA
- a CDS encoding VirB3 family type IV secretion system protein — MTGAADPVEPIAGFYAPVHRALTEPILLGGAPRALAIVNGTLAGAIGLGLRLWIAGLAIWAIGHALSVWAARRDPQFVDVARRHLRYPAWMRP, encoded by the coding sequence ATGACGGGCGCGGCCGATCCCGTCGAGCCGATCGCCGGCTTCTATGCTCCGGTCCATCGGGCGCTGACCGAGCCGATCCTGCTCGGCGGCGCCCCGCGCGCGCTCGCCATCGTCAACGGCACGCTGGCAGGCGCGATCGGCCTCGGCCTGCGCCTCTGGATCGCCGGCCTCGCCATCTGGGCCATCGGCCACGCGCTCTCGGTATGGGCCGCGCGCCGCGATCCGCAGTTCGTGGACGTGGCTCGCCGGCACCTCCGCTATCCGGCGTGGATGCGGCCATGA